The proteins below come from a single Edaphobacter acidisoli genomic window:
- the hslV gene encoding ATP-dependent protease subunit HslV yields the protein MKASVSPISKLARSKKSAPSKPAVKASGHPLDLGEGRRIRSTTVICVRRGDSVVMAADGQVSLGATVMKGTAKKIRKLYNDKVLAGFAGSTADAFSLFARFETKLEQYAGNLGRAAVELAKDWRTDKMLRQLEALLIVTDAKQMFLLSGTGDVIDPDEGIATIGSGGSYALAAARALLQNTDLSAREIAEKSLAIAGQICIYTNDQMTIEELKTV from the coding sequence ATGAAAGCGTCTGTCTCTCCTATCTCGAAGCTCGCTCGTTCAAAAAAATCCGCTCCCTCGAAACCGGCTGTGAAGGCGTCTGGCCATCCTTTGGATTTGGGTGAAGGGCGGCGGATTCGCTCGACGACGGTAATCTGCGTGCGACGTGGCGACTCGGTCGTGATGGCTGCCGATGGGCAGGTGTCGCTGGGCGCGACGGTGATGAAGGGTACGGCGAAGAAGATTCGCAAGCTTTATAACGACAAGGTGCTGGCTGGCTTTGCGGGTTCGACGGCTGATGCGTTCAGTTTGTTTGCGCGATTCGAGACGAAGCTGGAGCAGTATGCGGGCAACCTGGGTCGCGCGGCGGTGGAGCTGGCGAAGGATTGGCGCACGGACAAGATGCTGCGGCAGCTTGAGGCTTTGCTGATCGTGACGGATGCGAAGCAGATGTTTCTGCTTTCGGGCACGGGCGATGTGATCGATCCGGACGAGGGAATTGCGACGATTGGCTCCGGCGGCAGCTATGCGCTGGCCGCGGCACGCGCGCTGTTGCAGAACACGGACTTGAGCGCGCGGGAGATTGCGGAGAAGTCGCTGGCGATTGCGGGGCAGATCTGCATTTATACCAACGATCAGATGACGATTGAAGAGTTGAAGACGGTTTAG
- the hslU gene encoding ATP-dependent protease ATPase subunit HslU yields the protein MAIYLPGTADDQALALDEMTPREIVAELDKYVVGQHAAKRAVAIALRNRMRRQKLSPELAEEIMPKNIIMIGPTGVGKTEIARRLAKLTNSPFLKVEASKFTEVGYVGRDVESIVRDLVEIAIDMVREEKMEEVEDKAELAAEDRLLDLLLPPTPSTAAAGATGFSGSNVIQLPAATPHEVHDGDEKPGDREQRTREKLRQQFREGKLDERIVELDVRDRNMPSFEVITNQGAEEMDINLKDMLPGLFGQRTKKRKMKVNEAFDYLVQEEEGRLVDMDQVTKLAVERVEDSGMVFLDEIDKIAGREGGHGPDVSREGVQRDILPIVEGTTVNTKYGMVSTDHILFIAAGAFHVSKPSDLIPELQGRFPIRVELQSLTVDDFVRILTEPKSSLVKQSMALLETEGLKLEFTKEAIAEMAQFAFRVNETTENIGARRLHTILERVLDEISFQAPDLFKSPRTETTEEGVVAAVHASAPHAGGQVAPPLPVIERQTASGTEKVIVVDPEYVRQQVATIVKDQDLSRYIL from the coding sequence ATGGCGATTTATTTACCTGGAACGGCGGACGATCAGGCGCTGGCGCTTGATGAGATGACTCCGCGTGAGATTGTGGCGGAGCTGGACAAGTATGTGGTGGGGCAGCATGCAGCCAAGCGTGCTGTGGCCATTGCGCTGCGCAATCGCATGCGGCGGCAGAAGCTTTCGCCGGAGCTGGCGGAAGAGATCATGCCGAAGAACATCATCATGATCGGGCCTACCGGCGTGGGCAAGACGGAGATTGCGCGGCGGCTGGCGAAGCTGACCAACTCGCCGTTCCTGAAGGTGGAGGCGTCGAAGTTTACCGAGGTTGGTTATGTGGGGCGCGATGTGGAGTCGATTGTGCGCGATCTGGTGGAGATCGCCATCGACATGGTGCGCGAAGAGAAGATGGAAGAGGTTGAGGACAAGGCAGAGCTTGCGGCCGAGGACCGACTGCTCGATCTGCTGCTGCCACCGACGCCTTCGACGGCTGCTGCAGGCGCCACGGGATTCAGTGGGAGCAATGTGATTCAATTGCCGGCTGCGACGCCGCACGAGGTCCACGATGGCGATGAGAAGCCCGGCGATCGTGAGCAGCGCACGCGGGAGAAGCTGCGGCAGCAGTTTCGCGAGGGCAAGCTGGATGAGCGCATCGTCGAGCTGGATGTGCGCGACAGGAATATGCCGAGCTTCGAGGTCATCACGAATCAGGGCGCGGAGGAGATGGACATCAACCTGAAGGACATGTTGCCTGGGTTGTTTGGCCAGCGCACGAAGAAGCGCAAGATGAAGGTGAACGAGGCGTTCGACTATCTGGTGCAGGAAGAAGAAGGCCGGCTTGTCGATATGGACCAGGTGACGAAGCTGGCGGTGGAGCGCGTTGAAGACTCGGGCATGGTGTTTCTGGACGAGATCGACAAGATTGCGGGGCGCGAGGGCGGGCATGGGCCGGATGTCTCGCGCGAGGGCGTGCAGAGGGACATTCTGCCGATTGTGGAAGGCACGACGGTGAATACGAAGTATGGAATGGTTTCGACCGACCACATTTTGTTTATTGCTGCGGGCGCGTTTCATGTGTCGAAGCCGAGCGATCTGATTCCGGAGCTGCAGGGGCGGTTTCCGATCCGCGTGGAGTTGCAGTCGCTGACGGTGGATGACTTTGTGCGGATTCTGACGGAGCCGAAGTCGTCACTGGTGAAGCAGTCGATGGCGCTGCTGGAGACGGAGGGGTTGAAGCTGGAGTTCACGAAGGAGGCGATTGCGGAGATGGCGCAGTTTGCTTTCCGGGTGAATGAGACGACGGAGAACATCGGTGCGCGGCGGCTGCATACGATTCTTGAGCGAGTGCTCGATGAGATCAGCTTCCAGGCGCCGGACCTGTTCAAGAGCCCGCGGACGGAGACGACTGAGGAGGGTGTGGTTGCGGCGGTTCACGCCTCGGCGCCACACGCCGGTGGGCAGGTTGCGCCGCCGCTGCCAGTGATTGAGCGGCAGACGGCTTCGGGGACTGAGAAGGTGATTGTGGTCGATCCGGAGTATGTGCGCCAGCAGGTGGCGACGATTGTGAAGGACCAGGACCTGAGCCGGTACATCCTGTAG
- a CDS encoding fibronectin type III domain-containing protein produces the protein MKHAFTRGRWPAALATLGITIAIGCASPGPPMPPSLHLPKVVNDLSARRIGDAVELHWTTPLHTTDGLDIKGAVTAEICRASLSASAQPSKHSDCTPIKRTLVHPGATSAVDALPAALATGQPALLLYRVRLFNSNDRTAGPSAPAFTAAGAAPSPVEQLHASSSRSGIVLEWKPGTAPVPIELDRTQLNPPQKKSKPSPAAPKSKPTHSFNLVANQAVEVRLQAANQPSDRGGTLDRSAQKGETYRYTAQRVNKVILGGHSLEIRSAISAPITITLLDIFPPATPTGLAAIPGNRSIDLSWEPVSDTDLAGYIVYRQQTAADGSASGPFTRITQTPIVGPAFSDQTATPGRSYIYRVTAIDTTGNESSPSATAQETLPEQQQ, from the coding sequence ATGAAGCACGCATTCACTCGAGGCCGCTGGCCTGCCGCACTGGCCACGCTGGGAATAACAATCGCCATCGGCTGCGCCAGCCCCGGTCCTCCCATGCCACCATCGCTTCACCTGCCCAAAGTAGTGAATGATCTTTCAGCCAGGCGCATCGGAGACGCTGTTGAGCTGCATTGGACAACTCCCCTGCACACCACCGATGGCCTTGATATCAAAGGCGCTGTCACCGCAGAGATCTGCCGCGCCTCGTTGAGCGCATCCGCACAACCCAGCAAGCACTCCGATTGCACCCCGATTAAACGAACACTCGTTCATCCCGGAGCCACCAGTGCAGTAGACGCGCTTCCTGCTGCACTTGCAACCGGCCAGCCCGCGCTACTGCTCTACCGTGTCCGTCTCTTCAACTCCAACGACCGCACCGCAGGCCCATCAGCACCCGCATTTACCGCCGCCGGAGCAGCACCCTCACCAGTCGAGCAACTCCATGCTTCCTCATCACGATCGGGCATCGTGCTCGAATGGAAGCCCGGCACCGCACCCGTCCCCATCGAACTTGATCGCACCCAACTCAACCCGCCGCAGAAAAAATCAAAGCCCTCACCAGCCGCACCTAAGTCAAAGCCAACACACTCATTCAATCTCGTTGCAAACCAGGCTGTCGAAGTCCGTCTTCAAGCAGCCAATCAACCCTCCGACCGAGGCGGCACACTCGACCGCAGCGCACAAAAGGGAGAGACCTACCGCTACACCGCACAGCGCGTAAACAAAGTCATCCTCGGCGGCCACTCACTCGAAATCCGCAGCGCCATCTCCGCGCCCATCACCATCACGCTGCTCGACATCTTCCCGCCCGCCACGCCAACCGGCCTCGCCGCCATCCCCGGCAATCGCTCCATCGATCTCTCATGGGAGCCCGTCTCCGACACCGACCTCGCAGGCTACATCGTCTACCGCCAGCAGACAGCAGCAGACGGCTCCGCGTCCGGCCCATTCACACGCATCACCCAAACGCCCATCGTCGGCCCAGCCTTCAGCGACCAGACCGCCACCCCCGGCCGCAGCTATATCTATCGCGTTACCGCCATCGACACCACGGGCAACGAAAGCTCACCCAGCGCCACCGCCCAGGAAACCCTGCCGGAGCAGCAGCAGTGA
- a CDS encoding TonB-dependent receptor, translating to MNRQAQVTGSICKFLQTIWIGIVAALVCAGMSCPAQTITGSINGTVTDPSGAVVPNATVTATNVATGVATTTTTNSDGIYNIRFLQIGSYKVTVEGSGFAKAEIGPFVLETGQNAKIDSKLVLASQAQNVQVEANIAPLLNTENPTLATTLDTRAIENVPLVSRNIIALTMFLPGAVSTNPNGFVNNASVSGPISTNQTVSVNGNRQQTNQYLLDGMNINATLDDLAGYNPSLDAIGQVQVISANAPAEYGNVLGGDILYQTKSGTNAFHGSGFFFLNNQNLNANTWANKHGSTIVPRNSFTRDIFGGTLGGPIFKDKLFFFGDYQGGRYHSGGTGTATVLTLKERTGDFSELLNPSLMCSGDQGLTSGYVTINGFKCASYSRLIQLYDATTAGNPAYVNNQIPITNPAAQYLLAHPNIYPLPNRAPNATNTPASSNYTGPTKSRNYGNQFDVKIDWRATDKDSLSVRYSFANQGSTTQNVLPTSFAGAPTYPVRGVAINEVHTFNAAMVNEFRAGYTRLQSNAASLLDPTGVFGLNGDKILGIGANNPVSQAFAGFSVLAFGNSASPQQFSATNGTEYTNLGNQNTGTNYTINTFLYGDNFTWLRGRHTFKAGVQFLRQQQNNFYPGNDGSLGGFFYLGAGTASPTANPLGYSNTGYAAADYLLDRAGFKSKGSVVGPVGMRSWRDAYFVQDDWKLLDTLTLNLGVRYEYVQPIYEVGNRMSTIDPNNPSVIIVDGNSTAACQAIGLPCVTGANAGYGRGLVDPYYGSVMPRIGFAWSATPRWVLRGGYGLQSFMEGTGANLRMTTNLPFQATFEASGVQAVSGSPGSFFNVAGGFGTSAAASNVYNVWNKNLKPEAIGIYNLTVEYQVSNTASLQVGYVGEAGQHLVTANYRNQLHNTCIVGGVVQNVNTKTPSAACLAQAPAPFYTTPGVGYNGVIRYTDSNAMMNYNAMQATLRQRAWHGLQYTANYTWSHAMTNSSGFYGVPSITAVSAYAENVYNLHAEYGPAGQDVRHAINWNLVYDLPVGRGRMYGGTMPFVVDEIVGGWRVGMSGVFYTGFPVNISATNNSSVNGNAQRANHYRPLKIVHRSINNWFGTDPSAIPCTTAGVDNGVCAYGQPAIGTFGTASPTSERTPGFQTYGAEVTKDFTIWHEQQLNFRVDADNLFNSAYLSNPAANASANTFGQITAVRSGQRQLQLSMKYHF from the coding sequence ATGAATCGACAGGCGCAAGTTACCGGTAGTATCTGCAAATTCCTTCAGACGATATGGATTGGGATTGTTGCGGCGCTTGTCTGCGCTGGAATGTCCTGTCCTGCGCAGACCATCACTGGAAGCATTAATGGCACGGTGACCGATCCTTCGGGAGCGGTGGTGCCGAATGCGACGGTGACGGCAACTAATGTTGCGACTGGCGTCGCGACGACAACGACGACCAACAGTGATGGCATCTATAACATCCGCTTCCTGCAGATCGGCAGTTACAAGGTGACGGTGGAAGGTTCGGGTTTTGCCAAGGCCGAGATTGGGCCGTTTGTGCTGGAGACGGGGCAGAACGCGAAGATCGATTCGAAGCTGGTGCTGGCCAGCCAGGCGCAGAACGTGCAGGTTGAGGCCAACATCGCTCCACTGCTGAACACAGAAAATCCGACGCTGGCGACGACTCTGGATACGCGTGCAATTGAGAATGTGCCGCTGGTGAGCAGGAACATTATTGCGCTGACGATGTTTTTGCCGGGCGCTGTCAGCACCAACCCGAACGGGTTCGTGAATAACGCCTCGGTCTCGGGGCCGATCAGCACGAATCAAACTGTCTCGGTCAACGGCAACCGCCAGCAGACGAATCAGTATCTGCTCGACGGCATGAACATCAATGCGACGCTGGATGATCTTGCGGGCTACAATCCCAGCCTTGATGCGATTGGCCAGGTCCAGGTGATCTCGGCGAACGCGCCGGCTGAGTATGGCAACGTGCTGGGCGGCGACATTCTCTACCAGACCAAGAGCGGCACGAACGCGTTCCACGGCAGCGGCTTCTTCTTCCTGAACAACCAGAACCTCAATGCGAATACCTGGGCCAATAAACATGGCTCGACGATTGTTCCCAGGAACAGCTTCACCCGCGACATCTTCGGCGGCACACTGGGTGGCCCCATCTTCAAGGACAAGCTGTTCTTCTTTGGCGACTATCAGGGAGGACGCTACCACTCGGGGGGGACCGGGACCGCAACCGTCCTTACGTTGAAGGAGCGCACGGGCGACTTCTCCGAGCTTCTCAACCCGTCTTTGATGTGTTCCGGCGACCAGGGACTGACATCGGGCTACGTCACGATCAACGGCTTCAAATGCGCTTCGTACTCGCGGCTGATTCAGCTCTACGATGCGACGACGGCAGGAAACCCCGCATACGTCAACAACCAGATTCCCATTACGAACCCGGCGGCGCAGTACCTGCTGGCGCACCCGAATATCTACCCGCTGCCCAATCGCGCTCCTAACGCGACCAACACCCCGGCGAGCAGCAACTATACGGGGCCCACCAAGAGCCGCAACTACGGTAACCAGTTCGATGTGAAGATCGATTGGAGGGCCACTGACAAGGACAGCCTCTCGGTTCGCTACTCCTTTGCCAATCAGGGGTCAACCACTCAGAACGTGCTTCCTACCAGCTTCGCGGGCGCGCCTACCTACCCGGTACGCGGCGTGGCGATCAACGAAGTCCATACCTTCAACGCGGCCATGGTCAATGAATTTCGTGCAGGCTATACGCGCCTTCAGAGCAATGCAGCTTCGCTGCTCGATCCGACCGGGGTCTTCGGGCTGAACGGTGACAAGATTCTTGGCATCGGAGCCAACAATCCTGTTTCGCAGGCCTTTGCCGGATTCTCTGTACTCGCGTTTGGCAACTCTGCCAGCCCGCAGCAATTCTCGGCCACGAACGGCACGGAATACACGAACCTCGGCAACCAGAACACCGGTACGAACTACACGATCAACACCTTCCTCTATGGTGATAACTTCACCTGGCTGCGGGGTCGCCATACTTTCAAGGCTGGCGTGCAGTTCCTTCGCCAGCAGCAGAACAACTTCTATCCTGGCAATGATGGATCGCTTGGCGGCTTCTTCTACCTCGGTGCAGGCACTGCATCTCCGACGGCCAATCCGCTCGGCTATTCCAACACCGGATACGCCGCGGCGGACTACCTGCTGGACCGTGCAGGCTTCAAGAGCAAGGGCAGCGTCGTCGGACCGGTGGGGATGCGCTCGTGGCGCGATGCGTACTTCGTGCAGGACGACTGGAAGCTGCTCGACACCCTGACCCTCAACCTCGGCGTTCGGTATGAGTACGTCCAGCCGATCTACGAGGTGGGTAACAGGATGTCCACGATTGATCCGAACAATCCGTCGGTCATCATCGTGGACGGCAACAGCACGGCAGCATGCCAGGCGATTGGTCTGCCGTGCGTGACAGGCGCGAACGCAGGGTATGGCCGCGGACTCGTCGATCCTTACTATGGCAGCGTGATGCCGCGCATTGGTTTTGCGTGGTCGGCGACTCCGCGCTGGGTGCTGCGCGGGGGATACGGCCTGCAGAGCTTCATGGAAGGGACCGGCGCGAATCTGCGCATGACGACCAATCTGCCCTTCCAGGCAACCTTCGAGGCCAGCGGTGTTCAGGCCGTCTCGGGCAGCCCCGGAAGCTTCTTCAATGTGGCTGGAGGATTTGGCACATCGGCAGCTGCGTCCAACGTCTATAACGTCTGGAACAAAAACCTGAAGCCGGAAGCTATCGGCATCTATAACCTGACGGTGGAGTATCAGGTCAGCAACACCGCTTCGCTTCAGGTTGGTTATGTTGGCGAGGCCGGGCAGCACCTGGTTACGGCCAACTACCGCAACCAACTACACAACACGTGCATTGTCGGCGGCGTTGTGCAGAACGTCAACACAAAGACTCCGTCAGCGGCCTGTCTGGCACAGGCGCCGGCGCCGTTCTACACCACGCCTGGTGTGGGTTACAACGGCGTCATCCGCTACACGGACTCGAACGCGATGATGAACTATAACGCGATGCAGGCCACGCTTCGGCAGCGTGCGTGGCACGGTCTGCAATACACCGCCAACTACACCTGGAGCCACGCCATGACCAACAGCTCCGGCTTCTATGGTGTACCTAGTATTACGGCGGTCAGCGCCTATGCGGAGAATGTCTACAACCTGCACGCGGAGTATGGTCCAGCGGGTCAGGATGTGCGTCATGCAATCAACTGGAACCTGGTGTATGACCTTCCGGTTGGGCGCGGGCGGATGTATGGCGGCACGATGCCTTTCGTCGTCGATGAGATCGTTGGCGGATGGAGGGTTGGGATGAGCGGCGTTTTCTATACCGGCTTCCCGGTCAATATCAGCGCTACCAATAACTCCTCGGTCAACGGCAACGCGCAGCGCGCCAACCATTATCGGCCGTTGAAGATTGTTCACCGCAGCATCAACAACTGGTTCGGGACGGATCCTTCGGCTATTCCGTGCACAACGGCAGGCGTTGATAACGGCGTCTGTGCGTATGGTCAGCCTGCTATCGGAACCTTTGGCACGGCAAGTCCTACATCGGAACGGACGCCAGGCTTCCAGACCTACGGAGCAGAAGTTACCAAGGACTTCACCATCTGGCATGAACAACAGCTCAACTTCCGGGTTGATGCGGATAACCTCTTCAACAGTGCTTATCTGAGCAACCCCGCAGCCAATGCGAGCGCGAATACCTTCGGGCAGATCACGGCTGTGCGGTCTGGTCAGAGGCAGTTGCAGCTCTCGATGAAGTACCACTTCTAA
- a CDS encoding transaldolase produces MASLLEQLRGMTTVVSDTGDINSIQQYRPQDSTTNPSLIAAAAEKPEYQSIVDDCLKQARKEAGSNATDKDVAHLAFKSLAVAFGIKILQIIPGRVSTEVDARLSYDEQGSIQMARDIIAQYEKAGISRERILIKLASTWEGIRAAEVLEKEGIHCNMTLLFGIHQAVAAAEAKVTLISPFVGRILDWYKKDTGKDFTGADDPGVQSVTRIYNYYKHFGYKTVVMGASFRNTGEIIELAGCDLLTIAPKLLGELEAAQGTLVRKLDADKAKAEKIEKIPMDKATFDKMHAADRMANDKLKEGIEGFSKALEDLEVSLEKRAAELNEPAVAR; encoded by the coding sequence ATGGCATCTCTACTCGAACAGCTTCGTGGCATGACCACCGTCGTCTCCGACACCGGCGACATCAACTCGATCCAGCAGTATCGCCCACAGGACTCGACCACCAACCCCTCGCTCATCGCCGCGGCAGCCGAGAAGCCCGAGTACCAGTCCATCGTCGACGACTGCCTCAAGCAGGCCCGCAAGGAAGCCGGTTCCAACGCCACCGACAAAGACGTCGCGCACCTCGCCTTCAAGTCGCTCGCCGTGGCCTTCGGCATCAAGATTCTCCAGATCATCCCCGGCCGCGTCTCCACCGAAGTCGACGCCCGCCTCTCCTACGACGAGCAAGGCTCCATCCAGATGGCCCGCGACATCATCGCGCAATACGAAAAGGCCGGCATCTCCCGCGAGCGCATCCTCATCAAGCTCGCCTCCACCTGGGAAGGCATTCGCGCCGCCGAAGTCCTCGAAAAAGAGGGCATCCACTGCAACATGACCCTGCTCTTCGGCATCCACCAGGCGGTCGCCGCAGCCGAAGCCAAAGTCACGCTCATCTCCCCATTCGTCGGCCGCATTCTGGATTGGTACAAGAAAGACACCGGCAAGGACTTCACCGGCGCCGACGACCCAGGCGTCCAGTCCGTCACACGCATTTACAACTACTACAAGCACTTTGGCTACAAGACCGTCGTCATGGGCGCGAGCTTCCGCAACACCGGCGAAATCATCGAGCTCGCTGGCTGCGACCTGCTCACCATCGCTCCTAAGCTGCTCGGCGAACTCGAAGCCGCCCAGGGCACGCTCGTTCGTAAGCTCGACGCAGACAAAGCCAAGGCCGAGAAGATCGAAAAGATCCCCATGGACAAAGCCACCTTCGACAAGATGCACGCCGCCGACCGCATGGCGAACGACAAGTTGAAGGAAGGCATCGAGGGCTTCTCGAAGGCGCTCGAAGATCTCGAAGTCAGCCTCGAAAAGCGCGCTGCCGAGCTCAACGAGCCCGCCGTCGCCCGCTAA
- a CDS encoding cation diffusion facilitator family transporter: protein MHMVATPNRKMQRVLQASMVLTFAYVVATFVFGLRAHSLALISEAGHNLSDLFAILLSFVAVYFQSRPATDQKTFGYQRAGVLAAFVNAVTLVVLSAWIAIEAIHRLAAPVQVQPRLMMYVAAAGVLMNGTIALLLWRFSGDVNIRSVFLHMLGDTLSTAAVIIGGAAILFTGMVWIDPVLSIIIALMILWSSISIIRETLNILLEGTPRSVQLIAVREAMQSVSGVIDVHDLHVWSLGSHSHALASHVTIDERPMSECADILNGLNKTLHDRFHITHTTIQFETTGCETTHGCSSPPELEAVGAHDHHHHHGHSHSH, encoded by the coding sequence ATGCACATGGTCGCTACCCCCAACCGCAAAATGCAGCGCGTCCTCCAGGCCTCCATGGTGCTTACGTTTGCCTACGTCGTCGCGACGTTCGTCTTCGGCCTGCGCGCCCACTCCCTGGCCCTGATCTCCGAAGCGGGCCACAATCTCTCCGACCTCTTCGCCATCCTGCTCTCCTTCGTCGCGGTCTACTTCCAGTCCCGCCCCGCAACCGACCAGAAGACCTTCGGCTACCAGCGCGCCGGCGTACTCGCCGCCTTCGTCAACGCCGTCACCCTCGTCGTGCTCTCCGCCTGGATCGCCATCGAAGCCATCCACCGCCTCGCTGCGCCCGTACAGGTGCAGCCGCGTCTGATGATGTACGTCGCCGCCGCCGGCGTTCTGATGAACGGCACCATTGCGCTGCTACTCTGGCGCTTCTCCGGCGACGTCAACATCCGCAGCGTCTTCCTCCACATGCTCGGCGACACGCTCTCGACCGCCGCCGTCATCATCGGCGGCGCAGCCATCCTCTTCACCGGCATGGTCTGGATCGACCCCGTACTCTCCATCATCATCGCCCTGATGATCCTCTGGAGCTCCATCTCCATCATCCGCGAGACGCTCAACATCCTGCTCGAAGGCACGCCTAGGAGCGTGCAGCTTATTGCTGTGCGCGAAGCCATGCAATCGGTCAGTGGAGTCATCGACGTCCACGACCTGCACGTCTGGTCGCTCGGCTCACACTCCCACGCCCTCGCCAGCCACGTCACCATCGACGAGCGCCCCATGAGCGAGTGCGCCGACATCCTCAACGGCCTCAACAAAACACTTCACGACCGCTTCCACATCACCCACACCACCATCCAGTTCGAAACCACCGGCTGCGAAACCACCCACGGCTGCAGCTCCCCACCTGAACTCGAAGCCGTCGGCGCCCACGACCACCATCATCACCACGGCCACAGCCACAGCCACTAG
- a CDS encoding DUF3592 domain-containing protein, whose translation MLSLIPSGLPSSLREPQTLALVGAGAAAALGFAIYALTRKRPTEEELERDRRELLARVGRITDGTIMDTMVGEVNNPDTSPSAEDTTPAPRIIVYNYRIAGVTYECAQDVTTLADQVRGIRSDLPVQVRYAPHNPGNSIIVADTWSGLRLTADHPHDRTDTAA comes from the coding sequence ATGTTGTCGTTGATTCCATCCGGACTGCCTTCATCCCTACGCGAGCCCCAGACCCTTGCCCTCGTCGGCGCAGGGGCCGCGGCGGCCCTCGGTTTTGCCATCTACGCCCTCACCCGCAAACGCCCCACCGAAGAGGAGCTTGAGCGTGACCGCCGCGAGCTTCTGGCGCGTGTCGGCCGCATCACCGACGGCACCATCATGGACACCATGGTCGGCGAAGTGAACAACCCAGACACCTCGCCATCAGCCGAAGACACCACACCCGCACCGCGCATCATCGTCTATAACTACCGCATCGCCGGCGTCACCTACGAGTGCGCCCAGGACGTCACCACCCTGGCCGACCAGGTCCGCGGCATCCGCTCCGACCTGCCCGTACAAGTGCGCTACGCCCCACACAACCCCGGCAACAGCATCATCGTGGCCGACACGTGGAGCGGCCTCCGCCTCACCGCCGACCACCCCCACGACCGCACCGACACCGCCGCATAA
- a CDS encoding fumarylacetoacetate hydrolase family protein encodes MRYAKFLSLENGALVPRYAFVEQRDNALWATELMAPPEEDLAARNAPPTDFDPKPLADLHLLAPVHPSKIICVGRNYRDHAAELGNEVPKEPLLFLKPPSSLLAPRGVVRMPLISSRVDYEGELAIVIGRRCHNLGPTEDARPYIRGYTIVNDVTARDIQKSDGQWTRGKGFDTFCPTGPIVSSDIDPCGSETTPATPVTVTTRLNGTVKQQGSTRDLIFPIAHLLRYITATMTLEPGDLIPTGTPAGVGPVQPLDTVQIEIDGLGTLENTFAAD; translated from the coding sequence ATGCGCTACGCAAAATTCCTCTCGCTTGAAAACGGAGCACTCGTCCCCCGCTACGCCTTCGTCGAGCAGCGCGACAACGCGCTCTGGGCCACCGAGCTGATGGCCCCACCAGAAGAAGACCTCGCCGCCCGCAACGCGCCACCCACAGACTTCGATCCAAAACCGCTCGCCGACCTGCACCTGCTCGCGCCCGTGCATCCCTCAAAGATCATCTGCGTCGGCCGCAACTACCGCGACCACGCCGCCGAGCTCGGCAACGAAGTCCCCAAAGAGCCGCTGCTCTTCCTTAAACCGCCCTCGTCGCTCCTCGCACCAAGAGGCGTCGTGCGCATGCCCCTCATCTCCAGCCGCGTCGACTACGAAGGCGAGCTGGCCATCGTCATCGGCCGCCGCTGCCATAACCTCGGCCCCACCGAAGACGCGCGCCCCTACATTCGCGGCTACACCATCGTCAACGACGTCACCGCCCGCGACATCCAGAAGTCCGACGGCCAATGGACGCGCGGCAAAGGCTTCGACACCTTCTGCCCCACCGGCCCCATCGTCTCCAGCGACATCGACCCCTGCGGCTCAGAAACCACGCCCGCAACCCCCGTCACCGTCACCACCCGGCTCAACGGCACGGTCAAGCAGCAAGGCTCAACCCGCGACCTCATCTTCCCCATCGCACACCTGCTCCGCTACATCACGGCAACCATGACGCTCGAACCCGGCGACCTCATCCCCACCGGCACGCCCGCCGGAGTAGGCCCAGTCCAGCCCCTCGACACAGTTCAAATCGAAATCGACGGCCTCGGCACACTCGAAAACACCTTCGCCGCCGACTAA